A stretch of the Medicago truncatula cultivar Jemalong A17 chromosome 5, MtrunA17r5.0-ANR, whole genome shotgun sequence genome encodes the following:
- the LOC11413630 gene encoding epoxide hydrolase 4, with translation MVNLVTVALSLISWTMKMTGMKPYTVEIEPGTVMKFWVPSETISTPKPKLKHISKPTKPVVVLLHGFAGDGLVTWGFQINTLAKKYAVYVPDLIFFGGSTTDKPNRSPTFQAECLVVGLKKLGVEKCVLVGFSYGGMIAFKMAELYGEFVQAVVVTGAVLAIQESLISRAVEDNGFSSCSEALLPSSTEGLNALLSLGVYRNIWFPNCMLNDFLKVMFSNRKERSELLEDLVISYKDINIPKFSQRIHLLWGDKDKIFKSEVAENIKETLGSNATFEVIKKAGHLAHLERPCIYNRCLKKFLSSITLHENNLSNSHL, from the exons ATGGTGAACTTGGTGACAGTTGCTTTGTCATTGATTAGTTGGACAATGAAGATGACTGGTATGAAGCCTTACACGGTGGAGATAGAGCCCGGTACAGTTATGAAATTTTGGGTTCCATCTGAAACCATTTCAACGCCCAAACCCAAACTCAAGCACATTTCAAAACCTACCAAGCCAGTAGTGGTTCTTCTTCACGGCTTCGCTGGGGACGGACTTGTTACTTGGGGGTTCCAAATCAACACTTTAGCTAAAAAGTACGCCGTTTACGTGCCCGACCTAATTTTCTTTGGCGGCTCCACGACCGACAAGCCCAACCGGTCACCGACTTTTCAAGCTGAGTGTTTGGTTGTGGGGTTAAAGAAACTCGGGGTGGAGAAATGTGTTTTGGTTGGATTCAGTTATGGTGGAATGATTGCGTTTAAAATGGCTGAACTTTACGGTGAGTTTGTTCAAGCTGTGGTTGTAACTGGCGCCGTTTTGGCTATACAAGAGTCTTTGATTAGTAGGGCAGTGGAAGATAATGGATTCTCTTCTTGTTCTGAAGCATTGTTGCCATCTTCTACCGAGGGATTGAATGCACTTCTCTCTCTTGGTGTATACAGAAACATTTGGTTTCCCAACTGTATGCTCAATGATTTTCTTAAG GTGATGTTCTCGAATAGGAAGGAGCGAAGTGAGCTATTAGAGGACTTGGTCATTAGCTACAAAGATATCAATATTCCAAAATTTTCCCAG CGAATCCATCTTTTATGGGGTgataaagataaaattttcaaatccgAGGTTGCAGAAAACATTAAAGA GACGCTAGGAAGTAATGCAACATTTGAAGTAATAAAGAAGGCTGGTCACTTGGCTCATTTGGAACGACCATGCATTTACAATAGGTGCCTAAAGAAGTTTCTTTCTTCCATTACActtcatgaaaacaatttatccAATTCACATCTATGA
- the LOC11408051 gene encoding sugar transporter ERD6-like 6 isoform X2, with protein MSLIREDYEDGNNLKKPFLNTGSWYRMGSKQTNILNSSTQYVMRDSSVSVLLCVLIVALGPLQFGFTCGYTSPTQESIISDLNLSLSEFSLFGSLSNVGAMVGAIASGQMAEYIGRKGSLIIAAIPNIIGWLAISFAQDSSFLFMGRFLEGFGVGIISYVVPVYIAEVSPQNMRGTLGSVNQLSVTIGILLAYLLGLFVNWRILAVLGILPCTILIPGLFFIPESPRWLAKMRMTEEFETSLQVLRGFDTDISLEVHEIKKSVESMGKGVTIQFADLKMKKYWFPLMVGIGLLVLQQLSGTNGVLFYSSTIFLNAGVSSSNAATVGLGIIQISSSIMTGSLFLVSIAFYFEGVTEKDSPLYSFLGILSVVGLVAMVIGYSLGLGPIPWLIMSEILPVNIKGLAGSIATLTNWLTSWIITMTANLLLTWSSGGTFLIYTVMAAFTVVFAAIWVPETKGRTLEEIQFSFR; from the exons ATGAGCTTGATCAGAGAAGATTATGAAGATGGAAACAACCTTAAGAAACCATTTCTTAACACTGGTAGCTGGTACAGAATGGGATCAAAACAAACTAATATCTTAAATTCTTCAACTCAATATGTCATGCGAGATTCTTCTGTTTCTGTCCTCCTTTGTGTCCTCATTGTTGCATTGGGTCCTCTTCAATTCGGCTTCACG TGTGGCTATACTTCTCCAACGCAAGAGAGTATAATCAGTGATCTAAACCTCTCACTTTCAGAG TTTTCTCTATTTGGATCTTTATCCAATGTTGGAGCCATGGTGGGAGCCATTGCTAGTGGTCAAATGGCAGAATACATCGGACGCAAAGGG TCATTGATTATTGCTGCGATCCCCAATATAATAGGATGGTTGGCCATCTCTTTTGCCCAA GACTCGTCGTTTTTGTTTATGGGGAGGTTTTTAGAAGGTTTTGGCGTCGGGATAATCTCTTATGTG GTGCCTGTTTATATAGCTGAAGTTTCACCTCAAAACATGAGAGGTACCCTTGGATCAGTGAACCAG CTATCTGTCACAATTGGAATATTGCTAGCTTATTTGTTGGGCCTTTTTGTCAATTGGAGAATACTAGCAGTTCTAG GAATTTTACCATGTACAATATTAATACCTGGATTATTTTTCATACCAGAATCACCAAGATGGTTG GCCAAGATGAGAATGACAGAAGAGTTTGAGACTTCTTTGCAAGTGCTACGAGGATTTGATACTGATATATCTCTTGAAGTACATGAAATTAAG aaatctGTGGAATCAATGGGAAAAGGTGTTACAATCCAGTTTGCAGATCTTAAGATGAAAAAATATTGGTTTCCTTTAATG GTAGGGATTGGATTACTTGTACTTCAGCAATTGAGTGGAACCAATGGAGTTTTGTTTTATTCAAGTACAATCTTTCTAAATGCAG GAGTGTCATCAAGTAATGCTGCTACAGTTGGACTTGGGATTATTCAG ATATCCTCATCAATAATGACAGGAAGCCTTTTTCTTGTCTCAATAGCATTCTATTTTGAG GGAGTTACAGAGAAGGATTCTCCTCTATACAGCTTTTTGGGAATACTTTCTGTTGTTGGGCTTGTG GCTATGGTGATTGGCTACTCTCTTGGACTTGGACCAATCCCTTGGCTTATAATGTCTGAG ATACTTCCTGTGAATATAAAGGGACTTGCTGGCAGCATAGCTACCTTGACAAATTGGCTAACTTCATGGATAATCACAATGACTGCAAACTTGCTTTTGACTTGGAGTAGTGgag GAACATTCTTAATCTACACTGTGATGGCTGCGTTTACCGTTGTTTTCGCGGCAATTTGGGTCCCCGAGACAAAAGGAAGAACATTGGAAGAAATTCAATTCTCCTTTAGATAG
- the LOC11408051 gene encoding sugar transporter ERD6-like 6 isoform X1 — protein MSLIREDYEDGNNLKKPFLNTGSWYRMGSKQTNILNSSTQYVMRDSSVSVLLCVLIVALGPLQFGFTCGYTSPTQESIISDLNLSLSEFSLFGSLSNVGAMVGAIASGQMAEYIGRKGSLIIAAIPNIIGWLAISFAQDSSFLFMGRFLEGFGVGIISYVVPVYIAEVSPQNMRGTLGSVNQLSVTIGILLAYLLGLFVNWRILAVLGILPCTILIPGLFFIPESPRWLAKMRMTEEFETSLQVLRGFDTDISLEVHEIKKSVESMGKGVTIQFADLKMKKYWFPLMVGIGLLVLQQLSGTNGVLFYSSTIFLNAGVSSSNAATVGLGIIQVIVTGITTWLVDKSGRRLLLIISSSIMTGSLFLVSIAFYFEGVTEKDSPLYSFLGILSVVGLVAMVIGYSLGLGPIPWLIMSEILPVNIKGLAGSIATLTNWLTSWIITMTANLLLTWSSGGTFLIYTVMAAFTVVFAAIWVPETKGRTLEEIQFSFR, from the exons ATGAGCTTGATCAGAGAAGATTATGAAGATGGAAACAACCTTAAGAAACCATTTCTTAACACTGGTAGCTGGTACAGAATGGGATCAAAACAAACTAATATCTTAAATTCTTCAACTCAATATGTCATGCGAGATTCTTCTGTTTCTGTCCTCCTTTGTGTCCTCATTGTTGCATTGGGTCCTCTTCAATTCGGCTTCACG TGTGGCTATACTTCTCCAACGCAAGAGAGTATAATCAGTGATCTAAACCTCTCACTTTCAGAG TTTTCTCTATTTGGATCTTTATCCAATGTTGGAGCCATGGTGGGAGCCATTGCTAGTGGTCAAATGGCAGAATACATCGGACGCAAAGGG TCATTGATTATTGCTGCGATCCCCAATATAATAGGATGGTTGGCCATCTCTTTTGCCCAA GACTCGTCGTTTTTGTTTATGGGGAGGTTTTTAGAAGGTTTTGGCGTCGGGATAATCTCTTATGTG GTGCCTGTTTATATAGCTGAAGTTTCACCTCAAAACATGAGAGGTACCCTTGGATCAGTGAACCAG CTATCTGTCACAATTGGAATATTGCTAGCTTATTTGTTGGGCCTTTTTGTCAATTGGAGAATACTAGCAGTTCTAG GAATTTTACCATGTACAATATTAATACCTGGATTATTTTTCATACCAGAATCACCAAGATGGTTG GCCAAGATGAGAATGACAGAAGAGTTTGAGACTTCTTTGCAAGTGCTACGAGGATTTGATACTGATATATCTCTTGAAGTACATGAAATTAAG aaatctGTGGAATCAATGGGAAAAGGTGTTACAATCCAGTTTGCAGATCTTAAGATGAAAAAATATTGGTTTCCTTTAATG GTAGGGATTGGATTACTTGTACTTCAGCAATTGAGTGGAACCAATGGAGTTTTGTTTTATTCAAGTACAATCTTTCTAAATGCAG GAGTGTCATCAAGTAATGCTGCTACAGTTGGACTTGGGATTATTCAG GTCATAGTTACTGGAATCACTACTTGGTTGGTGGACAAAAGTGGAAGAAGGCTACTTCTAATA ATATCCTCATCAATAATGACAGGAAGCCTTTTTCTTGTCTCAATAGCATTCTATTTTGAG GGAGTTACAGAGAAGGATTCTCCTCTATACAGCTTTTTGGGAATACTTTCTGTTGTTGGGCTTGTG GCTATGGTGATTGGCTACTCTCTTGGACTTGGACCAATCCCTTGGCTTATAATGTCTGAG ATACTTCCTGTGAATATAAAGGGACTTGCTGGCAGCATAGCTACCTTGACAAATTGGCTAACTTCATGGATAATCACAATGACTGCAAACTTGCTTTTGACTTGGAGTAGTGgag GAACATTCTTAATCTACACTGTGATGGCTGCGTTTACCGTTGTTTTCGCGGCAATTTGGGTCCCCGAGACAAAAGGAAGAACATTGGAAGAAATTCAATTCTCCTTTAGATAG
- the LOC11416684 gene encoding probable DNA-3-methyladenine glycosylase 2 yields the protein MKRTRSQIKSNPTPITNPQPPIKTLISSKITFPAKKILKPTIKTKEEVKKPHFPLLTPIIQKPLTSQNEITAALNHLRAADPLLSTIINTFPPPQFSNSNAITPFFSLIKTLISQQLSIKASSSIEQRFISLFTNQCSILPNTVLSVTPDTLRSVGISARKATYIHDLATKYADGFLSDSSIVEMDDEMLYEKLMSVKGIGPWSVHMFMIFTLHRPDVLPVGDLVVRRGVEKLYGLKVLPSPEKMEGLCEKWKPYRSVGSWYMYRFVEAKGVLPNPTTTTT from the coding sequence ATGAAACGAACTCGATCTCAAATCAAATCCAACCCCACACCCATCACAAATCCACAACCCCCAATCAAAACCTTAATCTCTTCAAAAATCACCTTCCCCGCCAAAAAAATCCTTAAACCCACCATCAAAACCAAAGAAGAAGTGAAAAAACCACACTTTCCCCTTCTCACACCAATAATCCAAAAACCATTAACATCACAAAACGAAATCACCGCCGCACTCAACCACCTCCGCGCTGCTGACCCACTCCTTTCCACCATCATCAACACCTTCCCTCCACCCCAATTCTCAAACTCAAACGCTATCACacctttcttctctctcatcaAAACCCTAATCTCCCAACAACTCTCCATCAAAGCATCCTCTTCAATCGAACAACGCTTCATCTCGCTCTTCACCAACCAATGTTCCATCCTCCCAAACACCGTTTTATCCGTTACACCGGACACTCTTCGTTCCGTTGGAATCTCGGCGCGAAAAGCAACCTACATTCACGACCTAGCAACCAAGTACGCTGATGGGTTTTTATCGGATTCATCGATTGTTGAAATGGACGATGAAATGCTTTACGAGAAACTAATGTCGGTTAAGGGAATTGGACCGTGGTCGGTTCATATGTTTATGATATTTACGCTTCATCGTCCTGATGTTTTGCCTGTTGGTGATCTTGTTGTGAGAAGAGGTGTTGAGAAATTGTATGGTCTTAAGGTTTTGCCTTCTCCTGAAAAAATGGAGGGTTTGTGTGAGAAATGGAAGCCTTATAGGTCTGTTGGGTCTTGGTATATGTATAGGTTTGTTGAAGCTAAAGGGGTTTTACCAAATCCCACCACTACTACTACATAG
- the LOC11426441 gene encoding LOW QUALITY PROTEIN: epoxide hydrolase 4 (The sequence of the model RefSeq protein was modified relative to this genomic sequence to represent the inferred CDS: substituted 1 base at 1 genomic stop codon) encodes MVNMVNVIWSFGSWTMKNVGVKLYTVEIEQGTRMRFWVPSETISKPKSKSIKPVVVLLHGFCGDGLATWALQIMTLVKNYAVYVPDLIFFGGSTTDKPDRSPTFQAECLAKGLKKLGVEKCVLVGFSYGGMVAFKMAELYSDLVQGVVVTGSVLAIQESLISRALEDTGFSSYSEMLLPSSIEGLKALLSIGVYRNIWFPNCLLNDFLKAMFSNRKERSELLEALIISYKDINVPKLSQRIHLLWGEKDKVFKLEIAQNMKERLGNNTTFEVIKKAGHLAHLERPCIYNRCLKKFLSSVMLDERKXSNLHL; translated from the exons atgGTGAACATGGTGAACGTAATTTGGTCATTTGGTAGTTGGACGATGAAGAATGTAGGTGTGAAGCTTTACACCGTAGAGATAGAGCAAGGTACACGTATGAGATTCTGGGTTCCATCTGAAACTATTTCAAAGCCCAAGTCTAAGTCCATCAAGCCAGTAGTGGTTCTCCTCCACGGCTTCTGCGGCGATGGACTTGCAACATGGGCTTTGCAAATTATGACTTTAGTAAAAAACTATGCCGTTTACGTACCTGACCTAATTTTCTTTGGCGGCTCCACAACTGATAAGCCGGACCGATCACCGACTTTTCAAGCAGAGTGTTTGGCAAAGGGGTTAAAGAAACTTGGGGTGGAGAAATGTGTTTTAGTTGGATTTAGTTATGGTGGAATGGTGGCGTTTAAAATGGCTGAGCTTTATAGTGATCTGGTTCAAGGTGTGGTTGTAACTGGCTCTGTTTTGGCTATACAAGAGTCTTTGATTAGTAGGGCACTGGAAGATACTGGATTCTCTTCTTATTCGGAAATGTTATTGCCATCTTCTATTGAAGGATTGAAGGCACTTCTCTCTATTGGTGTATACAGAAACATTTGGTTTCCCAATTGTCTCCTCAATGATTTTCTAAAG GCAATGTTCTCAAATAGGAAGGAGCGAAGTGAGCTATTAGAGGCCTTAATCATTAGCTACAAAGATATCAATGTCCCAAAATTATCGCAG CGAATACATCTTTTATGGGGTGAGAAAGATAAAGTTTTCAAACTAGAGATTGCGCAAAACATGAAAGA GAGGCTAGGAAATAACACAACATTTGAAGTAATAAAGAAGGCTGGTCACTTGGCTCATCTTGAGCGACCATGTATTTACAATAGGTGCCTAAAGAAGTTTCTTTCGTCCGTTATGCttgatgaaagaaaataatCTAATTTACATCTATGA
- the LOC11412830 gene encoding proline-rich protein HaeIII subfamily 1, protein MSYLFLTLIAADFGMMPRGPVKGSGPNPVFPDSPPPPRTSTNLNFGMLPKGHVPWSGPSRGSSDSPPPPRTPANLNFGMLPKGHVPWSGPSRGSSDSPPPPRTSTNLNFGMLPKGHVPWSGPSRGSSDYPPPPRTPTNLNFGMLPKGHVPWSGPSRGSSNSPPPPRTPTNLNFGMLPKGNVP, encoded by the coding sequence ATgtcttacttgtttttgactcTTATTGCGGCTGATTTTGGTATGATGCCAAGAGGTCCTGTTAAGGGGTCGGGACCTAATCCAGTATTTCCTGATTCTCCACCTCCACCACGAACTTctacaaatttgaattttggtaTGTTGCCAAAAGGTCATGTTCCGTGGTCGGGACCTAGTAGAGGATCATCTGATTCTCCACCTCCACCACGAACTCCtgcaaatttgaattttggtaTGTTGCCAAAAGGTCATGTTCCGTGGTCGGGACCTAGTAGAGGATCATCTGATTCTCCACCTCCACCACGAACTTctacaaatttgaattttggtaTGTTGCCAAAAGGTCATGTTCCGTGGTCGGGACCTAGTAGAGGATCATCTGATTATCCACCTCCACCACGAACTCCTACGAATTTGAATTTTGGTATGTTGCCAAAAGGTCATGTTCCGTGGTCGGGACCTAGTAGAGGATCATCTAATTCTCCACCTCCACCACGAACTcctacaaatttaaattttggtaTGTTGCCAAAAGGTAATGTTCCATGA